CTCTCGATCGTCAGCGTCCGCGCGGGCCGGTCGACCACCAGCCGGACGACATTGGCGAGACCGGCCTCGGCACGCGCGGGGAATACCCGGCCCTGCGGCTCGATGACCAGCTCATAGTCCTCGACGGTCTGCCCCGACCAGAGGATCGGCTTGAGGCGGAGATTGTTGCGCGCAAAGGCGACGGGCGCCGCATAGGCGAACCGCGTGATGTGGCGAATCTGGTACAGCATTCGCTCAGGCCAGGACCAGGCCCGCGGCCCGAAGCGGCTCGGCACCGTGGAGGAAATATCGCCTTGCTACCGCCGCCGAAAGATTGGCGAGACGGGTCTCCAGATCGGCGAGCAGCGCGTCGTCGATACGCGTCGCATTCGCCGTCACCAGCAGCGCCGCAATGCCCCGCGCCTGCTCCTGCTGCGGCTCGGCCAGCCCGTCGTCCGACAGCACCGGCAGCTTGTTGAGGTGCGCCGAAATCGCCGCGACCTGAAACGCGAGCGCGCGGGGATTGTTGGGATCGAGCGTAACCAGATCGAGCACCGGTATCCGCGCCATTCCAGTCAAATAGCGTTGGCGATAGCTGATCTGGCTGTCCATCAGATCGAGCAACGTCGACAGATCGTCGCTCGTGGCATCGGGACCACCGAAGCTGCGAATGAAGCGGATCGCCGACAATGCGCGCTCGATACGCCGGCCGATGTCGTGGAAGCGCCACGCGTCGGTGCGCGTCATATGCTCGCTCGCGAGACCATTGAGCGCCGAATAGCGGCGCTGGAGCGAGCCGGCCTTGTCGAGCAGCCCGCCGCGCTGCGGGAAGGGCGCATCGAGCAGGCGGACCATGTCGGCCGAGAGCCGCTCGCGCGAAACCGCGCCGATCAGCCGCGCCTGGCGGTTGATCTCACGAACACTGTGCCATTCGCCCTCCCCTTCGAGCGCTGTACGCGCGAGCTGGGTAAGGTCGGCGCGCTTGACGCCCTTGGCTTCGGGCGCAGCGCCCGAGAAGACCACCAGGCGAGTTAGCCGGCCGACGGTATCCACGGCCAGCGCCGCACCGGTATCGGCACTGATCGAATGGCCGAGAAGCACGCGAAGCAGCCCGAGCAATGCCTCGCCGCGCTCGAGATAGCGGCCGAGCCAGAACAGATTGTCGGCAACGCGGCTAGGCAAGGTGCCCGGGTTGCGGCGGAGCTGGGTGGTGTCGCCCGAGGGCAGCAGCGAAACGGGCGCGACCGCCTCGGCACCGTGGACGCAGACATCGGCGGACCACATCCCCTCGCCCATCACGGCCGCGCGCGGGTCGGGATGCTCGCCGATGCGTGCGAAGCCGCCCGGGAGCACAGTCCAGCGCCCCTCGCCGTCGCGCGCGGCAAAGACTCGCAGCGTGAACGGGCGCGGCGCCAGCACGTCCTCGGTCACCACCGGCATGGTCGAAAGGCGGACGACTTCCTGCCCGACATAATCCTGCGGCCGGCGAGTCATGTCATCGAGCAGGGCTGCGCGTTCGTCGGGGCTGAGTGCCGAGCCGAGCATGGCCTTGCCGCCGGGAAGTCCGAGCGGTGCGGCGCCGAAGGCAGGCGCGACCACCAGAGAATCGAGATTGGCGGCGACGTGATCGCGCGGGGCGTCCTGCCCGCACCACCAGGTGGCGATGTTGGGAAGCTTGAGCGGCGCACCCGTCAGCACTTCGGCCAGCCGCGGCAGGAAGGCGGCGAAGGCGGGCGCTTCGAGCAGCCCGGCGCCGGGCGCGTTGGCAATCACGACATTGCCTGCGGCGATCGCGTCGATCACGCCGGGAACGCCGATCGTCGAATGCGAATCGAGCGCGAGCGGATCGAGCAGCCGTGGATCGAGCCGGTGCCACAAGGCATCGACGCGCTTCATCCCCGCGATCGTGCGGACGTAGAGCTTGTCGTCCAGCACCGCGAGGTCGGCCCCCTCGACCAGCAGGAAGCCGAGATAGCGTGCGAGATGCGCCTGTTCTGGATAGCTCGGGTTGAGCCGCCCCGGGGTCAGCAAGGCGATACGCGGCTCGGCGCGGCGGCAGGCAGCGGCGACGCCTTCGCGGAAGGCGGCAAAGAACGGCGCGTGGCGCTCGATATTGAGCCGTGACTGGAGCTCATCGAGCGTCCGCGCGATCGCCAGCCGATTCTCCAGGGCATAGCCCGCACCCGCCGGCGCCCGGAGGTGATCGGCAAGCACACGCCATTCGCCCGAAGGCCCGCGGCAGAGGTCGGCCGCGACGAACTGGAGGTGGTGGCCGCCCGGCGGGGTCAGGCGCGCGAGCGGGCGGAGGAAATAGGGGCTACCGGAGACGAGCGCGGCGGGGACATGGCCGTCGGCGACGAGGTTCGCCTCGCCGTACAGGTCCTGGAGGATCGTCTCGAGCAATTCGGCGCGCTGGGCGATGCCGTCGGCGATGCCGTCCCATTCGGTCTTTTCGATGAGCAGCGGGACCGGCGACAGCGGCCAGGGGCGCTCCTCACCTTCATCGACGATGCGGAAGCCGGTGCCGATATCCTCGGCATGCCGTTGCGCGCGTTCGCGGGCGAGCTCCAGGCCGTCACCGGACAGTGTCGCGAGCTCCTCGAACAATCCCGCCCAGGCGGGATCGCGATCGCTTGCGCAAAGCACGTCCCCGCCGGGAACATGCCCGCAATAATCGGCGATCCAACGATCGGCGATCGTCGCGGCGTCGAACAAAGATGTCGCGGCGCGGCTGGCCAAGATGCGCTTCCTCCGGAGGCGCGGTGATGGGGGAAAGCATGTTGCATGGCAACAAGCGATACGCGGAGTGTACCCTCTTCTTCTCCGTCACCCCGCGCCGCGATGGCAGGACTGGAGGATCAAGGGTCTCACTCGGCCGCCAGGGTCACGCGATCGAAGAGGAACCCGCAATTCGCCCCTTTACCCGGTTAGCCGCTTTCCGATCGCCGCCGACTGCCGCATGAAGGCAGCGGCCCGGCGTCCTTCGAACGCCGGCGGCATCGGGGGATCGCCATGACGGGTATGCGCACAGGCTGGTGGACGGTGGCGATCTGCGTCGTCCTGCTGGCGCTCTGGGCGATCCGCCCGATCGGCGTGAACCCGCCGCGCACCCTCCAGACCGAATTCAATACCGAGCGCGCGGTCGCGCGGCTTTCCGATATTCTCGGCGATCAGCGCGCGCACCCGACCGACAGCGACGCCAATGACGCCGTGGAAGCGCGGCTGCTCGCACAGATCAAGCAGGCGGGCTTCACGCCCGAAATCCGCCAGACCTTCCATTGCAACGACATCCGCCAGGGCGCGGCGATCTGCGCGCGGCCGCGCAACATCGTCTTCTGGATCACCCCGCCCGGCGACGACGCGGTGATGCTCACCGCGCATCATGATTCGGTCCCCGCCGGCCCCGGCGCGGCGGACGACGGGATTGGCGTCGCAGTCGCGCTCGAAGTCGCGCATCTGCTCAAGGGCAAGCCGCTCGGCCGGCCGGTGCTGGTGCTGCTCACCGATGCCGAGGAGGCCGGGCTGGTCGGCGCGGCGGCGTTCGCGGCGCGCGATCCGCTGGCCAAGCGGATCGGCGCGGTGGTCAATCTCGAGGCGCGCGGCACTACCGGCACCGCCAACATGTTCCAGACCAGCCGCCCCAATGGCCGCGACATCGCCGCGCTCCAGGCCGGCGGGCTGGTCCCCGCGGCGAATTCGCTGGCCTCGGACCTGTACAGCATCCTTCCCAACGACACCGACGTGACGATGCTGTTGCCGCTCAACGTCGACGTGGCCAATTTCGCGATCATCGGCGCGGGCAAGCGCTATCATACCCCGCTGGACAACCTCTCGTTTCTCGACCGCAATTCTGTACGCCATATGGGAGCCGAGGCGCTGGCTGCGGTGAACGGATTCACTTCCGCGCAGGCGAAAGGAGAAGAGGGCAGCCGCATCTTCGTCAACATCGATCGGATAATGTTCCTCGTTGTACCCGCGAATGTCGCATTGGCGCTTTTGGTCCTCGGCCTGGGTTCCGCGGTATTTTTGTACGCCCGGTCCGGCGGCGGCAACGCCGTGAAAGCCTTGCTGGCGCCGCCGCTGGCGGTGCTGTTCGGCGCCGCTCTGGCGGTCGTTCTGGGGATGCTGGTCGGGGCGCTGCGGCCCGATTCGGCCTATGGCACCGCCTGGCCGGTCGCCTTGCGGCTGATGTACGGCGCCGCAGCCCTCACCGGCGCGAGCCTGGTGCTCCACTGGATGCGCGTGGCCAGCCCGGTCCGGCTGGCGGCCTCGGCATGGATTTGGCTGACGATCCTGGTCCTCGCCGCCTTCGCCTTCGTGCCCGGCCTGTCGGTCATCGCGGTATGGTCGTCGATATTCCTGCTGGCCGCGGCGATCACCGCCTGCTTCGCTCCCGCACGCCGCGCCGTGCCCTGGCTGCTGGGTGCTGCGGCGCTGGTGTTCGCACTGATCATGCTGCCGATCGCAGGCGGTTTCGAGGACGGGCTGTTCGTCGAGAGCGCCGCGCCGATCGCCGCGCTGCTCGTCTTCCTGTTCCTCTTCGCGATGCCGGGGCTCTCTACCCGCCGCACCCCGCTGGCCTGCGGCGCGGTGCTGGCAGCGGCGATCGTCGCGGCGTTGCTGGTGCCCGCTTATACGAGCGAAGCGCCGCGACACCTGAACTTGGTGCACGAGGACCGCGCCGAGGGCGCCAGCTTCCGGGTGTGGGACAATGGGCCGCTGCCCGCCGCAATGAAGGCCGCCGCCGCCTTTGCCGATGCGCCCGACGCCGAAGGCGAATGGCACGCGCCCGCGCCGCGCTTGGCCGACGACGGTCGGATATCGATCGTCTCGGACACCGTCGCCGGCGAGCTCCGCACGATCGTTCTGCGCGCCGAGGCGCCCAGCGCCGACCGCCAGGAATTCTATGTCGACAAGGGCGAGGGCTTCCGCAGCCTGGTGGTCAACGGCGCGCGGCCGCAGGTGAAGGGACCGCTGGCTTATTTCGGCTGCACCGGACGCGCGTGCAGGCTGCTCGACGTGACGCTGACGCTCACCGCCAAGGGGCCGCTGCCCGACATCCGCTGGCACCGGATCCGCTACGGCGCAGGCGAGGCGGCCCGCGCGCTGATTGCGGCGCGGCCCGATACCGCGATGCCCGTCCATGTCGGCGACCGGCAGGTGCTGATCCGCCCGGTCAGCCTGGCGTCACAAATCCGGTAGCGCCTGCTCGGCCTCGCCCCAGCCCTGCAGCGCGCGGCTGGTGGCGCGCTCGAGCAGCGCCGTGGCGTCGCGGATCGTGTAGAGCTTGGCCGAGTCGAGGTCGCGCAGCTCGCTCCAGGTGACCGGCGCGGCGACCGGCGCGTTTTCGCGGGCCCTCGCGACATAGGGCAGTACCGCAGTCGCGCCACGCTGGTTGCGCAGATAGTCGATGAAGATCTTGCCCTTGCGCGTCACCTTTTTGAGGTTGGCGGTGAAGCGGTCGGGCTCGGCCTGCGCCAGCGCGCGGGCGAAGCGTTCGGCAAAGCTGCGCACCGCCGGCCACTCCGCCTGCGGGATCAGCGGCACGACGACGTGCACGCCCTTGCCGCCCGATAGCAGCGGCCAGCTGGTCAGCCCGATATCGGCGAGATGCTCCTTGAGGTCCTCCGCCGCCTTCTTGACCATCGCGAAATCGAGCCCCTCGTCAGGGTCGAGATCGAAGACCAGACGATCGGGTTTCTCGATATCGGCGACGAGGCTGCCCCAACCGTGGAACTCGATCGTACCCATCTGGACGCACGCCATGATCCCATCGAGATCGTCGATATAGAGATAGGGCTCGACGCTGCCGTCCTTCTCGCGGACATCGACATGGTGGACCTGCTCGCCGAAGCTGCCGGCATCGTGCTTCTGGAAGAAACAGTGTTTCGCGCGGCCTTGCGGGCAGCGGACCAGGCTGATCGGGCGATTGGCCAGCCAGCGCAGCGCCACCGGCGCGATCGCGGCGTAATAATCGGCGAGTTGCCCCTTGGTCAGCCCCGCCTCGGGATAGATCACTCGATCGCGGCTGCTGATCTTGATGCTGGTTTCGGGAACGTCGGGGAGCGGCGCGGGCGTTTCGACGACGACGTCCTTGGCCTTCTTGTCCTCGCGCAAGCCGAGGAAGCTGCCATGACGCACGACATTCTCGGCGGTGAACTCGCTGAACGCGACCTCGGCGACGAGGCTCGGCTTGAGCCACTGCGCGCCGCGCGCCTCGGCGCGGGGCACCTTCACCGGCGCTTCCTTCGCCGCGACCTTGTCGAAGCGCTCGCGCAGATCGTGGAGCGTCGCCTGGTTGAATCCCGTTCCCACCTTGCCGGCATAAACCAGCCCGTCGGCACCGTTGACCGCCAGCAGCAGCGAGCGAAGGCCGCGGCCCTTGGCGGTGCTGGGGAGCCAGCCGATGATCACGAATTCCTGGCGTCTTATGCATTTGACCTTGAGCCAGGCCTTGGTGCGCGCGCCACGATACGGCGCATCGGCGCGCTTCGAGACGATCCCCTCGAACCCCTCGCGGCACATCTCCTCGAACAGCGTCTCGCCGGCACCGGCGATATGCTCGGAGAACTGGATGCGTTCGTCGGCGCCTTCGAGTAGCGCGCGGAGCCGCTCCTTGCGAGTAAGCTGGGGGAGCTTGGCGGTGTCTTCGCCCCGGTCGCGCAGCAAGTCGAACGCGAAGAAACTCAGTCCCTCGCCGCCCGCGGAAATGGCTTCCTGCAGAGTCGAGAAATCGGGTTTGCCCGCCTTGAACGCGACGATCTCGCCGTCGATCAGCGCGGGGGCGGGGAGGCTCTTCGCCGCCGCGGCGATGCCGGGGAATTTGTCGGTCCAGTCGAGCCCGGTGCGGGTGTAGATCTTGGGCCCCTTGGCGCCGGTGGCGATCAGCGCGCGATAGCCGTCATATTTGACTTCGTGGAGCCACTGGCTGCCGGTCGGGACGCTATCGACCAGCGTAGCGAGCTGCGGCTTCTCGAATTCCGGCAGCTTGGCGTTCCTGGGCGGCGCGGCATGCTTTGCCACTCGCGCCGTGGCTTGCGGCGAAGCCTTGGCGGGGCGCTTGCCCGCTTTCTTGCCCTCGGCGATCTCCTGCATCGTGCGGCCGGTCTTGATGCTGGTGAGCCCGGTCTCGACCAGATAGTCGGTGGCGCCGGCATAGGCATCGTCGATCTTCCGGAGCAGCCAATTCTCGCCCCGCTCCTTGCCCCGCGGCTTCAGGCGGATGAGCAACCACTCGCCGTTCATCCGCTCGCCTTGGAGGCGGAAGTGGAGATGGCCCTTCTCCAGATCCTTGGCGCTCTTGCCTTCGATCGGCTCCCAGACGCCATCGTCCCACAGCATCACCGTGCCGCCGCCATATTGGCCCTTGGGGATCGTGCCCTCGAAATCGGCATAGGACAGCGGATGATCCTCCGTGCGCACCGCGAGGCGCTTCTCGCCCGGGTCGATGCTCGGGCCGCGGGTGACTGCCCAGCTCTTGAGCACGCCGTCCACTTCGATGCGGAAGTCCCAGTGGAGCCGGGTGGCGTCGTGCTTCTGGACCATGAAGCGGTTGCCGCCGGTGCGTGCGATCTCGCCCGCGGGCTCGGCAGTCTGCGCGAAGTCGCGCTTGGCATTGTATTTTTCGAGCGGGTCGGGCTTGGCCACGGATCAGGCCCGCTTGCGCGCCGGCGCCTTCTTGGCGGGCGCCTCCTTCTTCGCTGGCGCTTTGGCCGGCTTGGTCTTCACCGCCGCACTCGACTTCGCCTCGGGCTTTTCCAGCGACTTCTTGAGCGCCGCCATCAGATCGACGACGTTCGATCCGCGGCTGGGGGCGCCGGCGTCCTTGTCCTCGATGATCTTCTTGCCCTTGGCCTTTTTCTTGCGCTCGATCAGGTCCTTGAGCGCGTCGACATAGCGATCGTGGAACCCGGCCGGATTGAACTTGGCGACCTTCTTATCGATCAGCGTTTCCGCGAGACCGAGAAGTTCTGGATCGGGTTCGCTGTCGGGAATGTCGCGGAAATAGCCCTGCGCCTTGTTGACTTCGTCGGCATAACGCAATGTTTCCAATACCATACCGCGACCGCACGGCTTGAGGCTGACGACATATTCGCGACCGCGCATCGCAAGCTGGCCCAAGCCCACCTTGCGGCTGCGTCGCAGCGCCTCGCGCAGCACGATGAATGCTTCTTCGGCGAGGTCGTCGGCGGGGACGACGAAGTACGGCTTCTCGTAATAGAGCACGTCGATCTCGTCGGCATCGACGAACTGGGTGAGCTCGAGCGTCTTTTTCGATTCGAGCTTCACTGCGTCGATCTCGTCCTGTTCGAGCAGGACATATTCGCCCTTCTCGATCTCGAAGCCCTTGACGATCTCGTCGACATCCACCGCGCCGACGCCCGGCGCGGTTTTCTCATATTTGATCCGCTGGCCCGAGGGCTCGTGGATCTGGTGGAAGCTGATCTGCGCGCCCGATTTGGTCGCGGAGTATATTTCGACCGGGATCGAAACCAGCGCGAGCCGTATCTGTCCCTGCCAATAGGCGCGCGCGGCCATGATCCGTCTCCGTCGTTGCGAAGCCGATTCAATTCCCCAGAAGTGAGTCCGTTCCTCGACACCAAAATGGCGGCGGCGTAGAGGGCAGGGCGATGAGTACCGACCCCTTCCAGTTGTTCGACGCATGGTTCGTCGAGGCACGGGCGAGCGAGCCCAACGATTCCAACGCGATGGCGCTGGCCACGGCCGACGCGCAGGGGCAACCCTCGGTACGGATGGTGCTGCTCAAGGGGCATGGCCCCGACGGCTTCGTGTTCTATACCAACCGCCAGGGGCGCAAGGCCGGCGAACTGGCCGCGGTGCCCAAGGCCGCTTTGCTGTTCCACTGGAAATCGCTTCGCCGGCAGATTCGGATCGAAGGCGCGGTCGGCCATGTCAGCGATGCCGAAAGCGACGCCTATTTCGCCAGCCGCGGCCGCGATTCGCAGCTGGGCGCCTGGGCCTCCGAACAGTCGCGCCCACTCGATACGCGCGAGACTTTCGAGGCGCGCTATGCGGAGGTGCAGGCGCGGTTCGAGGGCGGCGACGTGCCGCGGCCGCCGCATTGGGGCGGCTATCGCGTGACCCCGGCGCGGATCGAGTTCTGGCAGGACCGCGCGCACCGGCTCCACGAGCGGCGGCTGTTCGTCCGCGACGGAGAGGGCTGGAGCGAGGGACTGCTGTACCCGTGAGCAATCTCGCGCGCCGGGCCGCGCTGGCGAGCGTCGCATGCGCGGTACTGCTCGGCAGCCTCAAGGCATGGGCGGCGTGGCGGACCGGATCGGTGGCGGTGATGGCCAGCCTGGCCGACAGCCTGCTCGACCTGGTCGCCTCGCTGGTGACGCTGGGCGGAGTGCATGTCGCGGCGCTGCCCGCCGATGACGACCACCGCTTCGGCCACGGCAAGGCCGAAGCGCTGGCCGCTTTGTTCCAGGTCGTGGTGATTGCGGTCTCCGCGATCCTGATCCTTTGGCGTGCCGGCGAGCGGCTGGTCTCGTCGCAGACCAGCACGGACGCCGAATATGGCATCGGCGTATCGGTGGTCGCGATCCTGGTGACGCTGGCGCTGACCAGCTACCAGCAATCGGTGGTCCGCCGCACGCGATCGGTCGCGATCGGCGCGGACCGGGTGCATTATCAGTCGGACCTGTTCCTCAACGGCGCAGTGATCGCGGCACTGGCGCTGGAAAGCTATGCCGGGCTTGCGGGCGCCGACGCAGTGTTCGGCATCGTGATCGGGCTGTGGCTGCTCTATGGCGCGTGGCGTGCCTCGGTCGATGCGATCGACCAGCTGATGGACAAGGAATGGCCCGAAGAGAAGCGCCGCAGCTTCGTCGAGGTCGCGGCGCGGCATCCCGAGTTGATCGGCCTCCACGACCTGCGCACGCGGACCAGCGGATCGAAGGATTTCGTCCAGTTTCACATCTGGATGGACCCGCACATGACCCTCCTCGAAATGCACGACGTGGTCGAGCGGCTCGAAAAGGAGCTGGCCGAGGAGTTTCCGGGCACCGAAGTGCTGATCCATGTCGATCCCGAGGGTCAGGTCGACGAACCCGACAATCCGCTCGCCGAAGCCGACTTGCTCAAGGACACGCGATGAAATTGCCCTTCGCCCAGATCGACGCTTTCGCCGACCGGCCGTTCACCGGCAACCCGGCGGCGGTGATACCGCTCGACGCCTGGCTCGACGATGCCGTGCTTCAGGCCATCGCCGAGGAGAACAATGTGTCGGAGACGGCATTCATCGTGCCTGACGACAGCGGCGAAGCCGATTTCGAGCTTCGCTGGTTCACGCCGGCGGTGGAGGTGGCGCTGTGCGGCCATGCAACGCTGGCGAGTGGGCATTATGTGCTGGGTCGCGAGCAGGATCGCGATCTGGTCCGCTTTCGTACGCGCAAGTCTCGCGTGCTCGAAGTGGCGCGGCACGGCGAGGGCTATCTGATGGCGCTGCCGGGTTATGCGCCCGAGCCGCAGCCGCTGCCTGGACTGCTCGACGCGCTTGGCGTGGCGCAGGGCGAGACGCTGCGACATCCGCGCGGCTATGACCTGACAGTGCTGGACAGCGCCGAGGCGGTGCTGGCGCTGGCGCCCGATTTTCGCGCGCTGGCCGCATTGGGCGACACGCTCAACATCGTCACCGCGCCGGGCATCGACACCGATGTGATCAGCCGGGTGTTCGCGCCGGCCGCGGGGATTGACGAGGACCCGGTGACGGGGTCGGCGCATGCGGTGCTGGTGCCTTATTGGGCGGCGCGGCTTGGGCGGAAGCATTTCACCGCTTTCCAGGCGAGCCGGCGCGGCGGGCATGTCGGCTGCGAGCTCGACGGCGACCGGGTGATCCTCGGCGGAAAGTGCGTGACGGTGATCGAGGGCGAGTTCTCCCTCTAATTCCTTCTCCCCTTGTGGGAGAGGGAAGGATGAGGGGGCGTAGACTGCGGCGACTCCCCCTAACCCTTCCGCCGATTTCATCGGCTCCCTCCCTCTCCCACAAGGGGAGAGGGAAATAGAGTTCAAGCCGCCGCCATCTCCGCCCGCTCGGTTTCCTTGATCCAGCCGCCGCCCAGCACGCGATCACCGGCGTAAAGCACGGCCGCCTGGCCGGGGGCGACGCCATATTCGGGAGTCTCGAAAACGAGGCGATC
This genomic stretch from Sphingomonas sp. LM7 harbors:
- a CDS encoding circularly permuted type 2 ATP-grasp protein translates to MASRAATSLFDAATIADRWIADYCGHVPGGDVLCASDRDPAWAGLFEELATLSGDGLELARERAQRHAEDIGTGFRIVDEGEERPWPLSPVPLLIEKTEWDGIADGIAQRAELLETILQDLYGEANLVADGHVPAALVSGSPYFLRPLARLTPPGGHHLQFVAADLCRGPSGEWRVLADHLRAPAGAGYALENRLAIARTLDELQSRLNIERHAPFFAAFREGVAAACRRAEPRIALLTPGRLNPSYPEQAHLARYLGFLLVEGADLAVLDDKLYVRTIAGMKRVDALWHRLDPRLLDPLALDSHSTIGVPGVIDAIAAGNVVIANAPGAGLLEAPAFAAFLPRLAEVLTGAPLKLPNIATWWCGQDAPRDHVAANLDSLVVAPAFGAAPLGLPGGKAMLGSALSPDERAALLDDMTRRPQDYVGQEVVRLSTMPVVTEDVLAPRPFTLRVFAARDGEGRWTVLPGGFARIGEHPDPRAAVMGEGMWSADVCVHGAEAVAPVSLLPSGDTTQLRRNPGTLPSRVADNLFWLGRYLERGEALLGLLRVLLGHSISADTGAALAVDTVGRLTRLVVFSGAAPEAKGVKRADLTQLARTALEGEGEWHSVREINRQARLIGAVSRERLSADMVRLLDAPFPQRGGLLDKAGSLQRRYSALNGLASEHMTRTDAWRFHDIGRRIERALSAIRFIRSFGGPDATSDDLSTLLDLMDSQISYRQRYLTGMARIPVLDLVTLDPNNPRALAFQVAAISAHLNKLPVLSDDGLAEPQQEQARGIAALLVTANATRIDDALLADLETRLANLSAAVARRYFLHGAEPLRAAGLVLA
- a CDS encoding M28 family peptidase; the protein is MTGMRTGWWTVAICVVLLALWAIRPIGVNPPRTLQTEFNTERAVARLSDILGDQRAHPTDSDANDAVEARLLAQIKQAGFTPEIRQTFHCNDIRQGAAICARPRNIVFWITPPGDDAVMLTAHHDSVPAGPGAADDGIGVAVALEVAHLLKGKPLGRPVLVLLTDAEEAGLVGAAAFAARDPLAKRIGAVVNLEARGTTGTANMFQTSRPNGRDIAALQAGGLVPAANSLASDLYSILPNDTDVTMLLPLNVDVANFAIIGAGKRYHTPLDNLSFLDRNSVRHMGAEALAAVNGFTSAQAKGEEGSRIFVNIDRIMFLVVPANVALALLVLGLGSAVFLYARSGGGNAVKALLAPPLAVLFGAALAVVLGMLVGALRPDSAYGTAWPVALRLMYGAAALTGASLVLHWMRVASPVRLAASAWIWLTILVLAAFAFVPGLSVIAVWSSIFLLAAAITACFAPARRAVPWLLGAAALVFALIMLPIAGGFEDGLFVESAAPIAALLVFLFLFAMPGLSTRRTPLACGAVLAAAIVAALLVPAYTSEAPRHLNLVHEDRAEGASFRVWDNGPLPAAMKAAAAFADAPDAEGEWHAPAPRLADDGRISIVSDTVAGELRTIVLRAEAPSADRQEFYVDKGEGFRSLVVNGARPQVKGPLAYFGCTGRACRLLDVTLTLTAKGPLPDIRWHRIRYGAGEAARALIAARPDTAMPVHVGDRQVLIRPVSLASQIR
- the ligD gene encoding DNA ligase D; translation: MAKPDPLEKYNAKRDFAQTAEPAGEIARTGGNRFMVQKHDATRLHWDFRIEVDGVLKSWAVTRGPSIDPGEKRLAVRTEDHPLSYADFEGTIPKGQYGGGTVMLWDDGVWEPIEGKSAKDLEKGHLHFRLQGERMNGEWLLIRLKPRGKERGENWLLRKIDDAYAGATDYLVETGLTSIKTGRTMQEIAEGKKAGKRPAKASPQATARVAKHAAPPRNAKLPEFEKPQLATLVDSVPTGSQWLHEVKYDGYRALIATGAKGPKIYTRTGLDWTDKFPGIAAAAKSLPAPALIDGEIVAFKAGKPDFSTLQEAISAGGEGLSFFAFDLLRDRGEDTAKLPQLTRKERLRALLEGADERIQFSEHIAGAGETLFEEMCREGFEGIVSKRADAPYRGARTKAWLKVKCIRRQEFVIIGWLPSTAKGRGLRSLLLAVNGADGLVYAGKVGTGFNQATLHDLRERFDKVAAKEAPVKVPRAEARGAQWLKPSLVAEVAFSEFTAENVVRHGSFLGLREDKKAKDVVVETPAPLPDVPETSIKISSRDRVIYPEAGLTKGQLADYYAAIAPVALRWLANRPISLVRCPQGRAKHCFFQKHDAGSFGEQVHHVDVREKDGSVEPYLYIDDLDGIMACVQMGTIEFHGWGSLVADIEKPDRLVFDLDPDEGLDFAMVKKAAEDLKEHLADIGLTSWPLLSGGKGVHVVVPLIPQAEWPAVRSFAERFARALAQAEPDRFTANLKKVTRKGKIFIDYLRNQRGATAVLPYVARARENAPVAAPVTWSELRDLDSAKLYTIRDATALLERATSRALQGWGEAEQALPDL
- a CDS encoding Ku protein, with product MAARAYWQGQIRLALVSIPVEIYSATKSGAQISFHQIHEPSGQRIKYEKTAPGVGAVDVDEIVKGFEIEKGEYVLLEQDEIDAVKLESKKTLELTQFVDADEIDVLYYEKPYFVVPADDLAEEAFIVLREALRRSRKVGLGQLAMRGREYVVSLKPCGRGMVLETLRYADEVNKAQGYFRDIPDSEPDPELLGLAETLIDKKVAKFNPAGFHDRYVDALKDLIERKKKAKGKKIIEDKDAGAPSRGSNVVDLMAALKKSLEKPEAKSSAAVKTKPAKAPAKKEAPAKKAPARKRA
- the pdxH gene encoding pyridoxamine 5'-phosphate oxidase — its product is MSTDPFQLFDAWFVEARASEPNDSNAMALATADAQGQPSVRMVLLKGHGPDGFVFYTNRQGRKAGELAAVPKAALLFHWKSLRRQIRIEGAVGHVSDAESDAYFASRGRDSQLGAWASEQSRPLDTRETFEARYAEVQARFEGGDVPRPPHWGGYRVTPARIEFWQDRAHRLHERRLFVRDGEGWSEGLLYP
- a CDS encoding cation diffusion facilitator family transporter, whose amino-acid sequence is MSNLARRAALASVACAVLLGSLKAWAAWRTGSVAVMASLADSLLDLVASLVTLGGVHVAALPADDDHRFGHGKAEALAALFQVVVIAVSAILILWRAGERLVSSQTSTDAEYGIGVSVVAILVTLALTSYQQSVVRRTRSVAIGADRVHYQSDLFLNGAVIAALALESYAGLAGADAVFGIVIGLWLLYGAWRASVDAIDQLMDKEWPEEKRRSFVEVAARHPELIGLHDLRTRTSGSKDFVQFHIWMDPHMTLLEMHDVVERLEKELAEEFPGTEVLIHVDPEGQVDEPDNPLAEADLLKDTR
- a CDS encoding PhzF family phenazine biosynthesis protein, with protein sequence MKLPFAQIDAFADRPFTGNPAAVIPLDAWLDDAVLQAIAEENNVSETAFIVPDDSGEADFELRWFTPAVEVALCGHATLASGHYVLGREQDRDLVRFRTRKSRVLEVARHGEGYLMALPGYAPEPQPLPGLLDALGVAQGETLRHPRGYDLTVLDSAEAVLALAPDFRALAALGDTLNIVTAPGIDTDVISRVFAPAAGIDEDPVTGSAHAVLVPYWAARLGRKHFTAFQASRRGGHVGCELDGDRVILGGKCVTVIEGEFSL